A single region of the Salvelinus sp. IW2-2015 linkage group LG20, ASM291031v2, whole genome shotgun sequence genome encodes:
- the rad1 gene encoding cell cycle checkpoint protein RAD1, with product MPLSTQSQTGGDNYVLVASLDNVRNLSNILKAITFKDHAIFNATPNGLKVTVEDSKCLQANAFIQAEIFQEFTIREDSVGFQVNLTVLLDCLTIFGGSTVPGVATALRMCYNGYGYPLTLFLEEGGVVTVCKINTQEPEEPIDFEFCSTNVTNKVILQSESLKEAFSELDMTSEVLQITMSPSQPYFRLSTFGNSGNAHYDYPKDSDMMELFQCTKTQTNRYKMSLLKPSTKALALSCKVSVRTDCRGFLSLQYLVRNDDGQICFVEYYCCPDEEVD from the exons ATGCCCTTGTCTACTCAGTCTCAGACTGGAGGTGACAACTACGTCCTTGTAGCTAGTCTGGATAATGTCCGTAATCTGTCCAACATCTTGAAAGCCATCACCTTCAAAGATCATGCCATTTTCAATGCCACACCAAACGGGTTGAAAGTCACTGTGGAGGACTCTAAATGTCTGCAAGCCAATGCCTTCATTCAG GCTGAGATCTTCCAAGAGTTTACCATCAGAGAGGACTCAGTGGGGTTTCAGGTCAACCTGACCGTTCTTCTGGACTGTCTCACCATCTTCGGGGGAAGCACAGTACCAG gagTGGCCACTGCCTTGCGGATGTGCTACAACGGTTACGGCTACCCCCTGACCCTGTTCCTAGAGGAGGGTGGTGTGGTGACGGTGTGTAAGATCAACACCCAGGAGCCAGAGGAGCCCATAGACTTTGAGTTCTGCAGCACCAATGTGACTAATAAAGTCATCCTCCAGTCAGAGAGTCTGAAGGAGGCCTTCTCTGAGCTGGACATGACCAGTGAGGTCCTGCAGATCACCATGTCTCCCAGTCAGCCATACTTTAG GTTGTCTACCTTTGGGAATTCTGGGAATGCCCATTATGATTACCCAAAGGATTCTGACATGATGGAGCTGTTTCAGTGTACAAAGACTCAGACTAACAG GTACAAGATGTCTCTACTGAAGCCGTCCACCAAGGCCTTGGCTCTATCCTGTAAGGTCTCGGTGAGGACAGACTGCAGAGGGTTCCTGTCTTTGCAGTACTTGGTCAGGAATGATGATGGACAGATCTGCTTTGTGGAATACTACTGCTGTCCGGATGAGGAAGTGGATTAG